The Lycium ferocissimum isolate CSIRO_LF1 chromosome 1, AGI_CSIRO_Lferr_CH_V1, whole genome shotgun sequence genome includes a region encoding these proteins:
- the LOC132063301 gene encoding uncharacterized protein LOC132063301, which produces MKRFYEVITTPSSFGLSSSVSNSSLCLVVHDKDTVLDLDIPKPDPGERKQISQYSYNERDRNIVSKLMQAFAYVAACLKMNMEEMKEHDEVNKIALENAPQNNMIIAPSIQKEIVNACAKETIKAIVEDLNGDFVNACAKETMKAIVEDLNGDYFGKLFDESKDVPHKEQMALVLRYVNKEEHSVSPSQIRGQGYDGAMQLALIAIAKKHYDVDPFFHIVANVLNIVGGPFKRREILQEDQAKKLEELLVLGEVHTGSGLNQQLGLQRTGDTLWGSNFKTMQNFIALFSSIVYVLEVIGSEGTTYLERSMAKSLVNDIRSFEFVHMLHLMLKVLAITNDLNMTLQREDQDIVNAMKLVGFAKRQLQSMKESKCKSLIEDVFSFCVKHDILIPEMDKNYHIEKSKRKSSKCHIFASFACRSL; this is translated from the exons ATGAAGAGATTTTACGAGGTTATTACAACTCCTTCAAGTTTTGGTTTAAGCTCTTCTGTGTCAAATTCTTCTTTGTGTCTAGTTGTTCATGATAAAGATACAGTGTTGGATTTGGATATTCCTAAACCTGATCCTGGTGAAAGAAAGCAAATCTCACAATATTCTTATAATGAACGTGACCGA AATATAGTGTCAAAGTTGATGCAGGCTTTTGCTTATGTTGCTGCGTGTTTAAAAATGAAcatggaggaaatgaaaga GCATGATGAAGTGAACAAAATTGCACTAGAAAATGCTCCACAAAATAACATGATAATTGCTCCAAGTATTCAAAAGGAGATTGTGAATGCTTGTGCGAAAGAAACAATAAAAGcaattgttgaagatttaaaTGGAGATTTCGTGAATGCTTGTGCGAAAGAAACAATGAAAGcaattgttgaagatttaaaTGGAGATTATTTCGGCAAATtgtttgatgaatctaaggatGTTCCTCATAAGGAACAAATGGCTCTTGTTCTTAGATATGTCAACAAAGAAG AGCATTCAGTGAGTCCATCTCAAATACGAGGGCAAGGTTATGATGGAGCTA TGCAATTGGCTCTTATAGCTATTGCAAAGAAGCATTATGATGTAGATCCATTTTTTCATATTGTTGCtaatgtcttgaatattgttggaggTCCTTTTAAGCGTAGGGAGATTCTTCAAGAAGATCAAGCAAAAAAACTAGAGGAATTACTAGTGCTTGGTGAAGTTCATACGGGAAGTGGACTAAATCAACAACTTGGGCTTCAAAGGACAGGCGACACCCTTTGGGGATCTAACTTTAAAACAATGCAAAATTTTATTGCATTATTCTCATCAATTGTTTATGTGCTTGAAGTAATTGGAAGTGAGGGTACAACTTATCTAGAGAGATCCATGGCAAAAAGTCTAGTGAATGATATAAGATCTTTTGAGTTTGTGCATATGTTGCATTTGATGTTGAAAGTGTTGGCAATTACAAATGATTTGAATATGACTTTGCAAAGAGAAGATCAAGATATTGTGAATGCTATGAAGCTAGTCGGTTTTGCCAAGAGGCAATTACAATCGATGAAAGAGTCTAAATGCAAATCTTTGATTGAAGATGTCTTTTCATTTTGTGTGAAGCATGATATTCTGATTCCTGAAATGGATAAGAACTATCATATTGAAAAGTCAAAGCGCAAGAGTTCCAAGTGTCACATATTCGCATCATTTGCATGTAGAAGTCtttaa